One genomic region from Limnochordia bacterium encodes:
- a CDS encoding RNA-binding S4 domain-containing protein: MSIYTDSIALQGLLKWAFGISGGIAKQLIQDGQVQVNEQVEVHRSKQVVPGDIVDVTQVGTVRVVKENGG; this comes from the coding sequence GTGTCGATATACACAGATAGCATTGCTTTGCAGGGACTTTTGAAATGGGCGTTTGGAATAAGTGGTGGTATTGCAAAGCAGTTGATTCAAGATGGACAAGTACAGGTTAATGAGCAGGTTGAGGTGCATCGTAGCAAACAAGTTGTGCCCGGTGATATTGTTGATGTTACCCAGGTTGGTACGGTAAGGGTCGTTAAAGAAAATGGAGGATGA
- the dnaN gene encoding DNA polymerase III subunit beta, whose protein sequence is MGRRTMNVFCKQQDLQYGVDTVEHAVSSGDSESIPGIAGILLEAKEDQLILSANDHKLGIRCSIPAVVEETGRLLVDGRYFSQVVRKLPEVDVSFAMAPEENAMVLRAGTVRLKLQVLNVQDFQGLHVPTGEPHFVAFAHDLQNMIRHTLISVGLPEDRRPFISGILVEYEDNNLNLVSTDGNRLAVCSKEVLLPEDADQGSEAYTEDVAEPTPLDSTIGLLGETEADTNNTKVKAVAPGRTMNLIARILGGLGEKGKVKCRIGQNMISFWNDRLLISARLIEGDYPDYNRFTEGLDTYPLPLPRADFLAASDRAGIMTKKGSAVMLIEAEDTKLRISSREPELGHIDEELILPFEVQSLTKERWSDNEEDQDASSGLQRLVGAYQARFFIDALRVMNTQEVILELGEANGPALLKIPNSDFFTYLVMPVKISEGEI, encoded by the coding sequence TTGGGCCGTCGGACTATGAATGTATTCTGCAAACAACAAGATCTACAATATGGCGTTGATACAGTTGAGCACGCAGTTTCATCAGGTGATTCCGAAAGTATTCCTGGCATCGCAGGGATACTTCTCGAAGCAAAGGAAGACCAACTAATACTCTCAGCAAATGATCACAAACTAGGAATAAGATGCAGTATTCCAGCGGTGGTAGAAGAAACCGGACGACTGCTAGTTGACGGTCGCTACTTTTCTCAAGTTGTACGCAAGCTGCCCGAAGTGGATGTATCTTTTGCTATGGCACCGGAAGAAAACGCGATGGTCTTACGTGCTGGTACTGTTCGGCTCAAATTGCAGGTACTCAACGTACAGGATTTCCAAGGGCTACATGTTCCCACAGGGGAACCACATTTTGTGGCATTCGCCCATGATCTGCAAAACATGATTCGCCATACGCTAATTAGTGTGGGATTGCCCGAGGATCGGCGTCCCTTTATTTCCGGTATTTTGGTAGAATATGAGGATAACAACTTGAACTTAGTATCCACCGATGGTAATCGGTTGGCTGTCTGCAGTAAAGAGGTGTTGTTACCAGAGGATGCTGATCAAGGATCCGAGGCCTACACAGAGGATGTGGCAGAACCCACCCCCTTGGATTCAACGATAGGTTTGCTCGGAGAAACCGAAGCAGATACCAACAACACCAAAGTCAAGGCAGTGGCACCAGGTCGGACAATGAACTTAATTGCCAGGATTCTTGGTGGATTAGGGGAAAAAGGCAAGGTAAAATGCAGAATCGGGCAGAATATGATCAGCTTCTGGAACGATAGGTTATTGATCTCGGCAAGGTTGATCGAGGGTGATTACCCGGATTATAATAGATTTACCGAAGGACTGGATACATATCCTTTGCCCCTTCCAAGGGCGGATTTCCTTGCGGCCAGTGACCGCGCTGGGATCATGACGAAGAAGGGTAGTGCGGTGATGCTTATTGAGGCCGAGGACACAAAGCTTCGTATTAGCAGCAGGGAGCCTGAGTTAGGTCATATCGATGAGGAATTGATTTTGCCCTTTGAAGTGCAGAGTCTTACGAAGGAACGTTGGTCCGACAATGAAGAAGATCAAGATGCGTCTTCCGGTCTGCAGCGACTTGTGGGAGCTTATCAGGCGAGGTTTTTCATCGATGCCTTAAGGGTTATGAATACCCAAGAAGTTATTTTGGAACTGGGGGAGGCCAATGGACCTGCCCTACTAAAGATTCCTAATAGTGATTTTTTCACGTATCTCGTAATGCCAGTAAAGATCAGTGAAGGGGAAATATAG
- the recF gene encoding DNA replication/repair protein RecF yields MRLDRLQMRGFRNIKEILYCPSPHLNVFVGNNGQGKTNLLEGVYFLATASSQRAYKEDELINWQGDEAYLEGEVAYSQTSTKICVVLTRGKRKQIWVGSKRLASALDVFGRLSAVLFSPDDLNLVKGSPSARRRYLDLQIALANKYFRHQLQKYNKVLAQRNLALKKGHFDQMDIWDEQLVTVGVDIMERRMEAVDMISEFASVAHRSISGTEDLRVIYLPFFLREQREYMIARAEKGAPYSKDKLRGIFTHQLEEKKSLERIQKMTLVGPQRDDLIFLINSKDARIYGSQGQQRTAVLASKLAELNYVAQAQEERPLLLLDDVLSELDQNRCERFLMHISQDTQIFLTTTDLGSLDKRSLAGAQISHISEGRLEQVEKF; encoded by the coding sequence TTGCGGTTAGATCGTTTGCAAATGCGCGGATTTCGCAATATAAAGGAGATCTTGTACTGTCCGAGTCCACATTTAAACGTATTTGTCGGCAATAACGGGCAAGGCAAAACAAATCTCCTTGAAGGGGTTTACTTTTTAGCTACAGCTTCATCCCAACGGGCGTACAAAGAAGATGAATTGATTAATTGGCAAGGGGATGAGGCGTACCTAGAAGGGGAGGTAGCCTACAGCCAGACTAGTACGAAAATATGTGTGGTCTTGACCCGCGGGAAGAGAAAACAGATTTGGGTGGGGTCGAAGAGGCTTGCTAGTGCCCTGGATGTCTTTGGCAGATTATCTGCGGTTTTGTTCTCCCCGGATGATCTGAATTTAGTTAAGGGGTCACCTTCGGCCCGGCGTCGGTATTTGGACCTCCAGATTGCCTTGGCTAATAAGTATTTTCGCCATCAGCTTCAAAAGTACAATAAGGTCCTTGCCCAACGGAATTTGGCCTTAAAAAAGGGTCATTTTGACCAAATGGACATTTGGGATGAACAGTTAGTGACAGTGGGCGTTGACATCATGGAGCGCCGCATGGAAGCGGTAGATATGATCAGTGAATTTGCCTCCGTTGCTCACCGGTCAATTTCAGGTACCGAAGACCTTAGAGTTATATATCTGCCTTTCTTTCTTAGGGAGCAAAGGGAGTATATGATTGCCCGTGCTGAAAAAGGAGCTCCCTATAGCAAGGATAAACTTCGGGGGATCTTCACACACCAGTTGGAGGAGAAGAAGTCACTGGAAAGGATACAAAAAATGACTCTCGTGGGGCCACAGCGGGACGATCTGATTTTCCTAATCAACAGTAAAGATGCCCGTATCTATGGTTCCCAAGGTCAGCAACGAACTGCGGTGCTTGCTAGTAAGCTTGCGGAACTGAATTATGTAGCCCAAGCCCAGGAGGAAAGACCGTTACTCCTGCTAGACGATGTGTTAAGCGAGCTGGATCAAAACCGTTGTGAACGTTTCCTGATGCATATTAGTCAAGATACCCAGATTTTTTTGACGACAACGGACCTTGGGAGCCTAGACAAAAGGAGTCTTGCAGGGGCACAAATCAGTCATATTAGTGAGGGAAGACTAGAACAAGTTGAGAAGTTTTAG
- the gyrB gene encoding DNA topoisomerase (ATP-hydrolyzing) subunit B — translation MGFDKPKETYEAEQIQVLEGLEAVRKRPGMYIGSTDEKGLMQLFYEVIDNSIDEAMAGFCDLIRVEIGADGYLRVIDNGRGIPVAIHPKMNRPTVEVVLTVLHAGGKFGQEGSAYRVSGGLHGVGVSVVNALSESLEVVIKRNGKIHRQRFQRGVAVQDLEVIGDTTETGTIILFKPDPLIFETVRFDVDLIINRVRELAFLNKGVRIEIYDERTGRHCLFKYDGGIVSFVEQLNKTKNAIHNDVIYFEHQIDDVELEVAIQYTNSYSEGIYSFVNNIHTHEGGTHLSGFRSGLTRTINDYARKNNLLREKEENLAGEDVREGCTAVMSVWLPEPQFEGQTKGKLGNSEVRGVVESALTEKLGIYLEEHPQQARQIIEKALASCRARQAARKARELTRRKNALEVSSLPGKLADCTSTNPDECELYLVEGDSAGGTAKQGRERHFQAIMPLRGKILNVEKARMDRILANAEIRAMITAIGTGIGEDFDLGKLRYGHIVLMTDADVDGAHIRTLLLTFFYRFMKPLITNGHIYIAMPPLYYVKKGKKEEHYLYSDKELDNLLDRIGRDGVAIQRYKGLGEMNAEQLWTTTMNPQTRTTVKLELEDAVAADEIFSTLMGEKVEPRRDFINQHAKEVENLDV, via the coding sequence ATGGGTTTTGATAAGCCAAAGGAAACATACGAAGCTGAACAGATCCAAGTCTTGGAGGGTCTGGAAGCTGTCAGAAAACGTCCCGGAATGTACATCGGAAGCACCGATGAAAAGGGCCTGATGCAGCTTTTCTATGAAGTCATTGATAACAGTATCGATGAGGCCATGGCCGGATTCTGCGATTTGATCAGGGTTGAGATCGGTGCCGACGGTTATTTGCGGGTGATTGACAACGGCCGGGGTATTCCTGTGGCTATTCATCCCAAGATGAATAGGCCTACTGTGGAAGTAGTGCTGACAGTATTGCACGCTGGAGGCAAATTCGGCCAAGAAGGTTCCGCCTACAGGGTTTCAGGTGGACTACACGGAGTTGGTGTATCGGTAGTTAATGCCCTAAGTGAATCCCTGGAGGTAGTAATCAAGAGAAACGGGAAAATCCATCGCCAACGTTTCCAACGGGGAGTTGCTGTTCAGGACTTAGAAGTCATTGGCGATACGACCGAAACAGGGACTATTATTCTCTTCAAGCCAGATCCCTTAATTTTTGAGACAGTTCGTTTTGATGTAGACCTAATCATTAATCGAGTAAGGGAACTTGCTTTCTTGAATAAGGGCGTGCGCATTGAGATATACGATGAGAGAACTGGACGGCATTGTCTTTTCAAGTATGATGGTGGTATAGTCTCCTTTGTCGAGCAATTGAATAAGACTAAGAACGCCATACACAACGATGTGATTTATTTCGAACATCAAATAGATGATGTTGAGCTGGAAGTGGCAATTCAATACACGAATAGCTATAGTGAGGGTATCTACAGTTTTGTTAATAACATTCATACCCACGAAGGCGGTACCCATCTGAGTGGTTTTCGTTCCGGATTAACCAGAACGATAAACGATTATGCCCGTAAGAATAATTTGCTTCGGGAAAAGGAAGAGAACCTAGCTGGAGAAGACGTGCGAGAAGGATGTACCGCAGTGATGAGTGTGTGGCTCCCAGAGCCGCAGTTTGAAGGCCAGACCAAGGGAAAGCTAGGTAACTCCGAGGTTAGGGGAGTGGTGGAGTCTGCTTTGACAGAGAAGCTTGGGATTTATCTGGAGGAGCATCCCCAGCAAGCTCGGCAGATTATTGAAAAGGCCTTAGCTTCTTGTCGGGCCAGACAAGCAGCACGGAAAGCTCGGGAGCTTACCCGCCGGAAGAATGCCTTGGAGGTCAGTAGTCTCCCAGGTAAGCTTGCCGATTGTACGTCAACCAATCCGGATGAATGTGAGCTCTACTTAGTGGAAGGAGACTCCGCCGGTGGTACGGCCAAGCAAGGACGTGAGCGGCATTTTCAGGCCATTATGCCCCTGCGAGGTAAGATCCTCAATGTTGAAAAGGCACGCATGGACCGGATACTTGCTAATGCAGAGATTAGAGCCATGATTACGGCCATTGGCACGGGGATCGGCGAGGATTTTGACCTTGGGAAACTCAGGTATGGTCATATCGTGTTAATGACAGACGCGGATGTAGACGGTGCACACATTAGGACCCTTTTGTTGACGTTTTTCTATCGATTCATGAAGCCGTTGATTACCAATGGTCATATCTATATTGCTATGCCGCCGTTATACTATGTAAAAAAGGGTAAGAAGGAAGAACACTATCTATACTCCGATAAGGAGTTAGATAACTTGCTAGATCGGATTGGTCGGGACGGAGTTGCGATCCAGCGCTACAAGGGTCTTGGAGAAATGAATGCAGAACAGCTTTGGACGACGACCATGAACCCTCAGACGCGGACCACTGTGAAATTGGAGCTGGAAGATGCCGTCGCCGCCGATGAGATCTTCTCTACTCTCATGGGCGAGAAGGTCGAGCCCCGGCGGGACTTCATTAATCAACATGCCAAAGAAGTGGAGAACTTGGATGTTTAG
- a CDS encoding DUF370 domain-containing protein has product MYLHIGQDVIVPVSKIVALIGIQDLANYRANRQFINTAHEEGFVVHLGSKPRTLVLLEQEVYVSPISVATLRRRLEYITNLP; this is encoded by the coding sequence GTGTACTTACACATTGGTCAAGATGTCATTGTTCCCGTTAGCAAAATTGTAGCCTTGATTGGTATCCAGGATCTTGCAAACTACCGAGCCAACCGTCAATTTATTAATACTGCCCACGAAGAGGGCTTTGTGGTCCATTTGGGATCTAAGCCTCGGACCCTGGTTTTGTTGGAGCAGGAAGTTTATGTATCACCAATTAGTGTGGCAACCTTAAGACGTAGACTCGAGTACATTACTAACTTACCCTAG
- the dnaA gene encoding chromosomal replication initiator protein DnaA, protein MRQNIMTEQLQQIWTKIISSLQATEEDPGAKVWLMSAKPLGFRGNSLIVQVPNRFVRDWIQARFLKRLEACLEEITGRPWQIGLVLPDAFNPPKKQPDQEIRPPEVKKTRERSSSVQIPKSSTFNPKYSFDTYVVGDSNRFAHAACLAVAEEPAKAYNPLFIYGNVGLGKTHLMHAIGQYALERHNGIKVVYVSSETFTNELITAIGSRSMPEFRNKYRHVDILLIDDIQFVAGKESVQEEFFHTFNALYEANKQIVISSDRPPKEIQDIEERLRSRFEWGLGTDIQPPDYETRVAILQKKQAAENLSIPHEVLLYIAEHIEGNIRELEGALIKIAAYSSLTGHSVDLDLAQEALKDIITPKRGKDLSIEEIQEVVAEYFGIKSSELRGRKRTRAIVFPRQIAIYLAREMTDSSLPRLGEAFGGRDHSTILHSYDKIAQEIEDDQALERTIQVLRTRLHGG, encoded by the coding sequence AATATCCAGTCTTCAGGCTACGGAAGAGGATCCCGGTGCTAAGGTTTGGTTAATGTCGGCAAAGCCCCTGGGCTTTAGAGGAAATTCTCTTATCGTGCAGGTTCCTAACCGTTTTGTGCGGGATTGGATCCAAGCCAGATTTCTAAAAAGGCTTGAAGCCTGTCTTGAGGAAATAACAGGTCGTCCTTGGCAAATCGGCCTAGTACTCCCTGATGCCTTTAATCCACCAAAAAAGCAACCGGATCAAGAGATCCGTCCGCCAGAGGTGAAAAAAACCAGGGAACGTTCCAGCTCCGTGCAGATTCCAAAGTCGAGTACGTTCAATCCCAAGTATTCCTTTGATACTTATGTAGTCGGAGACTCGAATCGTTTTGCCCATGCAGCATGTCTAGCCGTCGCGGAAGAACCCGCCAAGGCCTACAATCCACTATTCATCTACGGAAATGTCGGGCTTGGCAAGACCCACTTAATGCACGCCATCGGACAGTACGCCCTGGAACGGCACAATGGTATCAAAGTTGTCTACGTTTCTTCCGAGACTTTTACTAACGAACTGATCACTGCCATTGGTTCCCGCTCCATGCCCGAGTTTAGGAACAAGTATAGACATGTAGATATTCTACTAATTGATGATATTCAATTTGTGGCCGGAAAAGAGAGTGTCCAGGAAGAGTTCTTCCATACGTTCAATGCCCTTTATGAAGCGAACAAACAAATTGTTATTTCCAGTGATCGTCCACCGAAGGAAATTCAAGACATTGAGGAACGACTGCGATCTCGTTTTGAATGGGGTTTGGGTACAGATATTCAACCCCCAGATTACGAAACCAGGGTGGCAATTCTACAGAAGAAGCAAGCTGCGGAAAACCTCTCCATTCCCCATGAAGTATTACTATATATAGCTGAGCATATAGAAGGTAACATTCGGGAGTTAGAAGGAGCCTTGATCAAAATCGCTGCCTACTCGTCCTTAACCGGTCACTCTGTTGATCTAGACCTGGCCCAAGAGGCTTTAAAGGATATTATCACCCCAAAACGGGGCAAAGATCTATCCATCGAGGAGATTCAGGAAGTAGTAGCAGAGTATTTTGGAATCAAGTCTTCGGAACTGCGGGGCCGCAAACGGACACGGGCCATTGTCTTTCCAAGACAGATTGCAATCTATTTAGCTCGGGAGATGACTGATTCCTCCCTGCCACGGCTTGGAGAAGCCTTTGGTGGGCGAGATCATTCTACCATACTCCATTCCTATGATAAGATCGCCCAGGAAATAGAAGACGATCAGGCTCTGGAACGTACAATCCAAGTTCTTAGAACACGGCTTCATGGCGGATAG